In Mixophyes fleayi isolate aMixFle1 chromosome 11, aMixFle1.hap1, whole genome shotgun sequence, one DNA window encodes the following:
- the LOC142107940 gene encoding potassium-transporting ATPase alpha chain 2-like codes for MSSQKPPDVYIIPLPEEPKTEKDEGKKLPWKKGDKTAKKVQNLKKELEITDHKLSIDELQRKYSVDIKQGLSTASAEQLLAQNGLNKLTPPKGTPEIVKFLLLMAGGFSIVFWISSALCFLAYGLQAAQDPNVAKDNLWLAIILIAVVVMTALFAYYQEAKSTNIMAGFKNMVPQQALVLRDGKRVEMIAENLVLGDIVFVKGGDKLPADLRILESQGCKVDNSSLTGESEAQPRGVDFTDENPLETKNLGFYSTTCLEGAASGIVINTGDQTVIGRIASLASQVGNQKTPIALEIEHFVHLISGLAVGVGVVFFIISVSMGYSALNAVIFCIGIVVAYVPEGLLATVTVCLSLTAKRMAKKNCLVKNLEAVETLGSTSVICSDKTGTLTQNRMTVAHMWFDNFIHAADTTEEQTGEMFDQSSPTWQSLVTIATLCNRAEFCANQEEVAISKRTVNGDASEAALLKFTEHLAGNVMESRKRNEKVLEIPFNSSNKYQVSIHIPEDPAQKGYLLVMKGAPERILERCSTIMIKGQEFPLDDKMKEDFEKAYLSLGSLGERVLGFCHLLLPSSTYGPGYLFDAENGNFPLNGLCFIGLISMIDPPRSTVPDAVAKCRSSGIKVIMVTGDHPITAKAIARNVGIISEKSETVADIADRLGIPVERVNPRDACAAVVNGGDIIDMSSDELDDILSNHLEIVFARTSPQQKLLIVEGCQRLGAIVAVTGDGVNDSPALKKADIGVAMGIAGSDAAKHAADMILLDDNFASIVTGVEEGRLIFDNLKKSISYTVTKNIPEMIPFIVYVIISCPLPLGTITILFIELGTDIIPSIALAYEKAENDIMLRKPRNPHKDHLVNMQLLSYSYFHIAAIETYAGFVNYFTALAQQGFLPITTIGLRINWEDKTINELEDSYGQEWTYRQRLEQEWYCYTAFFISIVVCQMMNALIRKTRRNSILTKNFFKNKVMFIGLLSQVGIGAFLCYVPGMDDALHFTNIRVQYWFIGIHYTILILVYDELRKFLIKKFPGGWVEKELYY; via the exons ATGTCTTCACAG AAGCCACCTGATGTGTACATCATCCCTCTACCGGAAGAACCAAAAACAGAAAAGGATGAAGGCAAAAAGTTGCCTTGGAAGAAAGGAGATAAGACAGCCAAGAAAGTGCAGAACCTAAAGAAGGAGCTGGAGATT ACGGACCACAAATTAAGTATTGATGAACTGCAAAGGAAATACTCAGTGGATATTAAGCAG GGTCTGAGCACGGCTTCTGCAGAGCAACTTCTTGCTCAGAATGGACTTAACAAACTGACTCCTCCAAAAGGAACTCCTGAAATCGTCAAATTCTTGCTGCTGATGGCTGGTGGATTCTCCATCGTCTTCTGGATTTCATCAGCCTTGTGTTTCCTTGCGTATGGCCTGCAAGCTGCACAGGACCCCAATGTTGCTAAAGACAAT CTCTGGTTGGCCATCATCCTAATTGCAGTGGTGGTGATGACAGCATTGTTTGCATATTACCAGGAAGCCAAAAGTACCAACATCATGGCTGGCTTTAAGAACATGGTACCCCAG CAAGCCTTGGTTCTTCGCGATGGAAAGCGCGTGGAGATGATAGCGGAGAACCTCGTCCTAGGAGACATCGTCTTCGTAAAAGGAGGTGATAAACTCCCGGCTGATTTACGCATACTGGAGAGCCAAGGTTGCAAG GTTGACAACTCGTCTCTCACTGGTGAATCCGAGGCACAGCCTCGTGGTGTGGACTTCACTGATGAAAATCCCCTAGAAACCAAGAACCTGGGGTTCTATTCCACAACCTGCTTGGAAG GGGCGGCGAGTGGTATTGTAATTAACACAGGGGACCAAACAGTGATTGGACGTATTGCGTCGCTGGCTTCACAAGTCGGGAACCAGAAGACACCCATAGCCTTGGAGATTGAGCATTTCGTACATCTGATCAGCGGTCTCGCAGTGGGAGTCGGGGTTGTATTCTTTATCATTTCTGTCAGCATGGGATATAGCGCGCTCAACGCCGTTATCTTCTGCATCGGCATTGTGGTGGCTTATGTGCCGGAGGGACTACTGGCTACTGTGACT GTTTGTCTTTCACTCACTGCAAAGCGTATGGCAAAGAAGAACTGTTTAGTAAAGAACCTAGAAGCTGTGGAGACCCTTGGATCCACCTCTGTCATCTGCTCCGACAAGACCGGCACTCTGACCCAGAATCGTATGACTGTGGCACACATGTGGTTTGATAACTTTATCCATGCAGCAGATACCACTGAAGAGCAGACCG GGGAAATGTTTGATCAGAGTTCTCCTACCTGGCAGTCACTGGTGACAATTGCCACCCTATGTAACCGGGCAGAATTTTGCGCCAATCAGGAGGAGGTTGCCATAAGCAAG AGAACGGTCAACGGAGATGCCTCAGAAGCCGCTTTGCTGAAATTTACAGAACATCTAGCGGGAAATGTTATGGAGAGTAGAAAAAGAAATGAGAAAGTATTGGAAATCCCATTCAACTCAAGCAACAAGTACCAG GTCTCGATCCATATACCCGAGGATCCTGCACAGAAAGGTTACTTGCTGGTGATGAAAGGGGCTCCAGAGCGTATCCTGGAGAGATGTAGCACCATCATGATTAAAGGACAAGAATTCCCGCTTGATGATAAAATGAAAGAAGATTTTGAAAAGGCTTATTTATCTCTGGGGAGCCTAGGAGAGAGAGTTCTTG gGTTTTGTCATCTGTTACTCCCCTCTTCTACGTATGGACCCGGTTACCTGTTTGATGCCGAAAATGGAAATTTCCCACTAAATGGACTATGCTTCATTGGCCTCATCTCCATGATTGACCCACCCCGTTCTACGGTTCCAGATGCAGTCGCAAAGTGTCGCAGTTCAGGCATTAAG GTTATCATGGTAACTGGGGACCACCCAATTACTGCAAAAGCAATTGCAAGAAATGTTGGCATCATCTCAGAAAAAAGCGAGACAGTGGCAGACATTGCAGACAGACTAGGAATCCCAGTTGAAAGAGTTAATCCGAG GGATGCCTGCGCGGCTGTAGTGAACGGCGGAGACATTATTGACATGAGCTCCGATGAACTGGATGACATCTTGAGTAATCACCTGGAAATTGTATTTGCACGCACATCACCACAACAGAAACTTCTCATCGTAGAAGGATGCCAGAGACTG GGGGCTATTGTGGCTGTTACTGGAGATGGTGTGAATGACTCCCCAGCACTGAAGAAAGCAGATATTGGTGTCGCGATGGGAATTGCTGGCTCCGATGCTGCCAAACATGCGGCAGACATGATTCTTCTGGATGATAACTTTGCCTCTATAGTGACCGGTGTGGAAGAAG GACGCTTGATATTTGACAACCTGAAGAAATCGATTTCCTACACGGTGACCAAGAATATTCCAGAGATGATTCCTTTCATTGTCTATGTGATTATTAGCTGTCCCCTCCCCCTCGGAACCATCACCATCCTCTTCATAGAGCTGGGCACTGACATT ATCCCATCCATTGCTTTAGCCTATGAGAAAGCCGAAAATGACATCATGCTACGAAAACCCCGTAACCCGCATAAGGACCATTTGGTGAACATGCAATTGTTGTCGTACTCCTATTTTCACATAG CTGCTATTGAGACATACGCTGGATTTGTGAACTATTTCACTGCCTTGGCGCAACAGGGATTCCTCCCAATAACAACTATCGGACTACGCATCAACTGGGAGGACAAGACTATCAATGAGCTGGAGGATAGTTATGGACAAGAATGG ACATACAGACAGCGGCTGGAGCAGGAGTGGTATTGCTACACGGCCTTCTTTATCTCTATAGTGGTTTGCCAGATGATGAACGCACTTATACGTAAAACAAGAAGGAACAGCATCCTAACCAAAAATTTCTTCAA GAATAAGGTCATGTTCATAGGATTACTGTCACAAGTTGGTATCGGGGCATTCCTGTGTTACGTCCCTGGGATGGACGATGCTTTGCACTTTACGAATATCCG AGTCCAATACTGGTTTATTGGAATccactataccatccttatcttgGTTTATGATGAACTCAGAAAATTTCTCATAAAAAAGTTTCCTGGCG GTTGGGTGGAAAAAGAGCTGTATTACTAA